One genomic segment of Nitrospirota bacterium includes these proteins:
- the dnaX gene encoding DNA polymerase III subunit gamma/tau, which produces MSYQVLARKWRPNTFQELTGQGHVSKTIENAIKSERIAHAYLFSGVRGVGKTTVARILAKSLNCAEGPTAIPCMKCQSCHEITGGYAVDVVEIDGASHTGVDNIRELQENAQYAPLRGRYKIYIIDEVHMLSTSAFNALLKILEEPPPHIVFIFATTEPHKIPATIHSRCQTYQFRRISYKEIMERLQFILHEEGIKAGESALSIVARASDGSMRDALSLLDQVIAYTGENITDEDVAWILGTAEHLTVHLIQHILNKDSAGALNILKELSDGGYDIKQFLLNIVEHIRNLTMIKLGVGGDVIDLPSEEIAAASKLAEGVPIEDFQRLFGIFSSALEEMRWFPYPRFSLEMAVIKASNMRPVVPVDDLLAKLQDIEHRMVSGVPPMGLKGGENQRDKNVPPILNLGVDRRGVPTTPEGFSGKASMRVPLTKDDEDSLPFKGRVRVGMGLSSDENKQETSDNQAMPIKDESDLKSVWKSIVGRILERKPSLGSYIEQSIPLGISEGILTIGFNGGASVFITLLDRKDSKDYILEVVKGYMQGVSGIRFTTASDKTENNPAPAYEEYVATAHEKQQEEVDDAFSDPIVQEAIDILGGELVELRNKKQIN; this is translated from the coding sequence ATGTCTTATCAGGTTCTCGCAAGAAAGTGGCGTCCAAATACATTTCAGGAACTTACCGGCCAGGGGCATGTATCAAAGACAATTGAAAATGCTATAAAGTCTGAACGTATTGCCCATGCCTATTTATTCTCAGGGGTCAGAGGTGTCGGGAAGACTACTGTGGCAAGGATACTTGCCAAGTCTTTAAACTGTGCTGAAGGCCCGACCGCAATCCCATGTATGAAGTGTCAATCCTGTCATGAGATTACCGGAGGTTATGCAGTAGACGTAGTAGAGATAGATGGTGCATCTCATACAGGTGTGGATAATATAAGGGAGCTTCAGGAGAATGCTCAGTATGCCCCGCTCAGAGGCCGCTACAAGATATACATAATTGATGAAGTCCACATGCTGTCTACCTCAGCATTTAATGCCCTGCTGAAGATACTGGAAGAACCGCCTCCACACATTGTCTTTATTTTTGCCACAACAGAGCCTCATAAGATTCCTGCTACAATACACTCAAGGTGCCAGACCTACCAGTTCCGCAGGATTAGTTATAAGGAGATAATGGAGAGGCTTCAATTCATCCTCCATGAGGAGGGTATCAAGGCCGGTGAATCCGCACTCTCTATTGTGGCAAGGGCATCTGACGGAAGCATGAGGGATGCACTCAGCCTTCTTGATCAGGTGATTGCCTATACCGGCGAAAATATCACTGATGAGGATGTGGCGTGGATACTTGGTACGGCGGAGCATCTTACAGTCCATCTTATACAACACATTCTTAACAAAGATTCAGCAGGGGCATTGAACATATTAAAAGAGTTATCAGACGGCGGCTATGATATCAAGCAGTTCCTCCTTAATATTGTTGAACATATAAGAAATCTTACGATGATAAAACTTGGGGTTGGAGGGGATGTGATAGACCTCCCGTCAGAAGAAATTGCAGCGGCTTCAAAATTGGCAGAAGGTGTTCCTATTGAAGATTTCCAGAGGCTGTTCGGGATATTTTCATCCGCCCTTGAAGAGATGCGCTGGTTCCCATATCCGAGATTCTCACTTGAGATGGCTGTGATAAAGGCATCAAACATGAGGCCGGTTGTCCCTGTAGATGACCTGCTTGCAAAATTACAGGATATAGAACATCGTATGGTATCCGGTGTGCCGCCAATGGGTCTAAAGGGTGGTGAAAATCAGCGGGACAAGAATGTCCCGCCTATCCTCAATTTAGGCGTGGATAGGCGAGGTGTTCCAACCACGCCGGAGGGATTTTCGGGTAAAGCATCTATGCGTGTACCACTCACAAAGGACGATGAAGATTCCCTCCCCTTCAAGGGGAGGGTTAGGGTGGGGATGGGGTTATCTTCTGATGAAAACAAGCAGGAAACATCAGATAATCAGGCCATGCCTATTAAAGATGAAAGTGATTTAAAATCAGTATGGAAGAGCATAGTGGGAAGGATATTAGAGCGAAAGCCGAGCCTTGGCTCTTATATTGAGCAGAGTATACCGCTTGGAATTTCTGAAGGGATACTGACTATCGGTTTTAACGGCGGCGCTTCTGTGTTCATAACCTTATTAGACAGGAAGGATAGTAAAGACTATATCCTTGAAGTTGTTAAAGGTTATATGCAGGGAGTCAGCGGGATAAGATTTACTACAGCGTCAGATAAAACAGAGAACAACCCTGCACCGGCGTATGAAGAGTATGTTGCCACAGCACATGAAAAACAACAGGAAGAGGTGGATGATGCATTCTCAGACCCTATTGTTCAGGAGGCAATTGATATTTTAGGCGGAGAACTTGTAGAATTAAGGAATAAAAAGCAGATTAATTAA